The window GTCCCAGGAGGGCGGCGCCACGAAGACGAGCAGCGCGTCCGGCGCACGCTCGCGCACCTGCCGAGCGCCCTGCAGGTCGATCTCGAGGACGACCGGCACGCCGGCGTCGAGCTTGTCCTGCACCGGCTTGCGCGGCGTGCCGTAGCGGTTGCCCGCGAAGACCGCCCACTCGAGCAGGTCCCCCGACGCGACGAGGGCGTCGAACTCGGCGTCGCTGACGAACCAGTAGTGCACGCCGTCGACCTCCCCCGGGCGGGGGAAGCGCGTCGTGGCCGAGACCGACACCCAGACGTCGGGGTAGCGCTCACGCAGCGCCTTGACCACGGTCGTCTTGCCCACCCCGGAAGGCCCGGACAGGACGGTGAGGCGGCGCGGCGCCGGGGGCGGGGACGCCGCAGCGGCCGCTGTCACGCGTCTCGCGCGGGGAACTCGCGCTCGAGCGCGGCGACCTGGTTGGCACCGAGGCCGCGCACGCGCCGCGTCTCGGCGATGCCGAGCCGCTCCATGATCTGCTTGGCCCGGACCTTGCCCACGCCCGGCATCGACTCCAGCAGCGCGGAGACCTTCATCTTCCCGACCACGTCGTCCTCCTGGCCGGTGGCGATCACCTCGCCGAGGGAGGCACCCGAGTGCTTGAGGCGGCTCTTCACCTCGGAGCGGGCGCGACGCACGGCCGCAGCCTTCTCGAGGGCGGCGGCCCGCTGTTCGGGCGTCAAGGGGGGAAGGGGCACGCGGTTCACCTCGCGGTTGGACGCCGGGCTGCTCTGGCGGCCTGAAGAAGTCGATGGCCTGAAGCCGGAAACCTAGCGACTGGTCGGACGGGGAGGCAATGCACCCCCTGCCTACAGGCTCTGCGAGCCGTGGGTCGGGGCCGGCCCGCCGGGCTCGCCCCAGACGGAGGCGGCGATCTCGGCTGCCGCCCGCCCCGGGTCCGTGGCGGCGGTGATCGGACGGCCGATGACGAGCAGGTCCGCACCGTCGGCCAGCGCCTGCTGCGGGGTGGACACCCGGGCCTGGTCGCCGAGGGCCGCCCCTGGCGGCCGCACCCCGGGCGTGACCAGGACGACGTCGGGGCCGACCTCCTGCCGGACGGCCCGGACCTCCTGCGGCGAGCAGACCAGGGCCCCGGCACCGGCGGCCACGGCGAGGGCCGCGAGCCGCCGCACGGCGTCGAGCGGCGGCCCGGCGAGGCCGACCCGCTCCAGGTCCCCGGCGCTGAGGCTGGTGAGCACGGTGACCGCCGTGACGCGCCCCGACGGCAGCGCGTCGGCCGCGGCCTGCACCATCGCCGGGCCGCCGGCGGCGTGCACCGTGAGGTAGTCGGGGGCCAGGCCGGCGACCGACCGGACCGCCCCGGCGACGGTGTTCGGGATGTCGTGCAGCTTGAGGTCGAGGAAGACCTCGCGCCCGCCGCTGGCCTCGCGCACGGCCTCGACGGCCTCGCGCCCACTGCGCAGGTACAGCTCCAGCCCCACCTTGAGCGTGCGCACGTGCGGGCCGGCCGCCCGGGCCCACGCCGTCGCGGTCCCGAGGTCCGGCGCGTCGAGCGCGACCGCGATGGGCGCGCGGACCTCCTGCGGGCTCACAGCGCCTCCTCGGCGTCAGGGGCGAAGTCCTGCAGGCTCGGCCCCGCGGGCACGGCCGGGGCGATCCGGTCGGCGCCGTCGCCGAGGGCACGATGGGCGTAGCCGACCGCGTCGCGCAGCCGCTCGAACCCGCGCTCGGCCAGCGCCGTGCGCAGCTCGCCCAGCACGCGCAGCGGCGCGCCGGGGTCGTTGAAGACGGCGGTGCCCACCGAGACGGCGCTGGCCCCCGCGAGGATCAGCTGCAGGGCGTCGAGCCCGGTGCGCACTCCCCCGACGCCGAGGATCGGCACGTCGGGCAGCGCGGCGTGGACCTGCCAGACACAGCGCACCGCCACCGGGCGGATCGCCGGCCCGGACAGGCCGCCGGTGACGCCGCCGAGGACGGGGCGCAGCGTGGTGGTGTCGATCGCCATGCCGAGCACGGTGTTGATCATCGTGAGCCCGTCGGCACCCGCGCCGACGCAGGCCCGCGCGATGGACACGATGTCGGTGACGTCCGGCGACAGCTTGGCCAGGACCGGGATCGACGGGTCGGTCGCCTCGCGCGCGGCGGCGACGGCGGCCGCCGCTGCGTGGGGGTCGCAGGCGAAGACCAGGCCGCGGTCCTCGACGTTGGGGCAGGAGATGTTGACCTCGACCGCGGTCACCGTCCCGGGCGGGGCGAGCGCGAGCCGGGCGGCCACCTCGGCGTACTCGTCGATGCTGCCGGCCGCGATCGAGGCGATCGTCCGCGCGCCCTGGGACTTGAGCCAGGGCAGGTCCTGCTGCACGAACGCGTCGACGCCGGGGCCCTGCAGGCCGATGGAGTTGAGCATGCCGCTGGGCGTCTCGGCCATGCGCGGGGTGGGCCGGCCGGAGCGCGGCGCGAGCATGACGCTCTTGGTCACCATCGCCCCGAGGCGGGACAGCGGGTAGAAGCGCGCGAGCTCCCGGCCGTTGGCGGCGCAGCCGGAGGCCGTGGCGACCGGGTTGGGCAGCGCTGCCCAGGCGAGCGAGGCGCGCATGTCGACCGCGGGCTCGGGCACGTCGGCGCTGTGCGGCGCGACCGGCCGCACGGTGGGAGGGACCGTCATGTCAGTGGCCTCCCGCCGCCACGGGGGCGCCGAGGCAGTCGGCCGGCACGGTGCCCACGTCCGCCCAGCGGACGCTCTCCCCACGGAAGACCGGGCCCTCGGTGCAGGAGCGGACCATGCGCGTCACGCCGTCCTCGCCGACGACGGGCAGCACGCACGTCATGCACACCCCGATGCCGCAGGCCATCGCCTCCTCGACGGCGACCTGCGCCGGGATCCCCGCGCCCGCAGCCACGTCCGACACGGCCCGCAGCATGGCCATGGGGCCGCAGGCGTAGACGACGTCGGTGGCGGCGCGCTCGATGACGCGGGGCAGGGCGTCGGTGACCCGCCCCCGGATGCCGAGCGAGCCGTCGTCCGTCGTCACCGTGACCGAGTCGGCCATCCGCTTGGCCTCGAGGACGCCGAAGAGCCGTTCCTCCGTCGCGGCGCCGAGCACGATGTCGACCCGGCAGCCGCGGGCGCGCAGCCGCTCGGCGAGGGTGAACAGCGGCGCGGAGCCGTAGCCGCCCCCGACGAGCGCGCAGCTGGCCGGCTCCTTGGGCAGCGCGAACGGCGTCCCCAGCGGGCCGACGACGTCGACCGGGTCGTGCGGCCGGCGCGAGGCCAGCCACTGGGTGCCCGGCCCGTGGGCCGACACGACGATCTCGACCGTGCCGCCGTAGACGCCGCGCTCCTGGCAGCGGTGGATGCTGAAGCTGCGCCGCAGCAGCATGCTCGAGCTCTGGTCGCCGATGGCGAGCGCGACGAAGTGGCCGGGGCGGAAGCGCTCGGCCACCCCCGGCGCGAGCAGGGTGATCGCGGCGTACGCCCCGACGCGCCGCACGGACAGCACCTCGCCGCGCACCTGCACGACCCCGCCGAGCGGGGCGCTGGGAGCCACCGTCATGCCCCCGCACCCGGCCGGGAGGACGGCGACTGGGCCTGGGCCGCGCGGATCGTCTCGCCGTGCTGCTGCAGCGAGCGCACGCCGAGGTCGCCCCGGGTCAGCGCCTCGATGCCCTGCACCGCCGCACCGAGCTCCTGCACGGTCGTGATGATCGGCCGGTCCATGGCGACCGCGGCCGTACGGATCTCCCACCCGTCGGCGCGGGCGGCCCGACCGGTCGGCGTGTTCACGATCATGTCGACCTCGCCGGCGAGGATGTGGTCGACGATCGTCGGCTCCCCCGGCGCGGCCGCCCGCTCGCTGTGCTTGCGCACGACGGTGGCGGCGACGCCGTTGCGCGACAGCACGGCGGCCGTCCCCTCGGTCGCGAGCAGCTCGAAGCCGAGGTCGGCCAGCCGCTTGACCGGGAAGACCATCGCGCGCTTGTCGCGGTTGGCGACGCTGACGAAGACCCGCCCCTTGATCGGGAGCCCGCCGAACGCGGCGGCCTGCGCCTTGGCGAACGCGGTGCCGAAGGTCGAGTCGATGCCCATGACCTCGCCGGTCGAGCGCATCTCCGGGCCGAGGACGGCGTCGACGTGCCCGCCCTCGACCGTGCGGAAGCGGGAGAACGGCAGCACCGCCTCCTTGACCGACAGCGGCGTGCCGAGCGGGAGGTCTCCCCCGTCGCCGCGCTCGGGCAGCATCCCCTCGGTACGCAGCTGCGAGATCGTCGCGCCGAGCATGATGCGCGCGGCCGCCTTGGCCAGCGGCACCGCCGTCGCCTTGGAGACGAACGGCGCGGTGCGCGACGCGCGCGGGTTGGCCTCGAGCACGTAGAGCACGTCGGAGGCGATCGCGAACTGCACGTTGAGCAGCCCGCGCACTCCCACGCCGCGGGCGATCGCCTCCGTGGAGGTTCGGACGCGGGCGATCTCCTCGGCGCCGAGCGTCGCGGGCGGCAGCACGCAGGCCGAGTCGCCGGAGTGGACCCCGGCCTCCTCGATGTGCTCCATGACCCCGGCGAGGTAGAGCTCCTCGCCGTCGTAGAGCGCGTCCACGTCGATCTCGACCGCGTCGTCGAGGAAGCGGTCCACGAGCACCGGGTGCTCAGGCGTGACGGCGCCCGCGACCGACGCGAACCACTCGGCGAGCTCGTCGGCGTCGTGCACGATCCGCATGCCGCGCCCGCCCAGGACGTACGACGGGCGGACCAGCACCGGGTACCCGATGCCGGCGGCGATCTCGCTCGCCTCGTCGTACGTCGTGGCGGTGCCGTGCTGCGGCGCGGGCAGCTTGGCGGCCGCGAGCACCCGGCCGAACGCCCCGCGGTCCTCGGCCAGGTGGATCGCCGACGGGGAGGTGCCGACGACCGGCACGCCCTCCTCCTCCAGCGCCTGCGCGAGGCCCAGCGGGGTCTGCCCGCCGAGCTGGACGATGACGCCCGCGACCGGGCCGGCGCGGCGCTCCGCGGCGACGACCTCGAGCACGTCCTCCAGCGTGAGCGGCTCGAAGTAGAGCCGGTCGCTGGTGTCGTAGTCGGTCGAGACGGTCTCGGGGTTGCAGTTGACCATCACGGTCTCGAAGCCGGCGTCGCGCAGCGCGAAGGACGCGTGCACGCAGGAGTAGTCGAACTCCACGCCCTGCCCGATGCGGTTCGGCCCGCTGCCGAGGATCAGGACCGCCGGCGTCTCGCGCGGCTCGACCTCGTCCTCCTCGTCGTAGGCCGAGTAGTGGTACGGCGTGCGTGCCGCGAACTCGGCCGCGCAGGTGTCGACGGTCTTGTAGACCGGGCGGACGCCGAGGGCGTGCCGGACACCGCGGACGACGGACTCCGGCATGCCGCGCAGCTCGGCGAGCTGGGCGTCGGAGAAGCCGTGCCGCTTGGCCCGGCGGATGACGTCGGCAGTGAGCTCCGCGGCGCCGCGCACCTGCTCGGCCACCTCGTTGATGAGGGCGACCTGGTCCACGAACCACGGGTCGATGCCGGTGGCCTCGTGCACCTCGTCGACCGTCGCGCCGGCGCGCAGCGCCTGCTGCACCTCGAGCAGCCGCGACTCGTGCGGGCGCCCGGCCGCGGCCAGCAGGGCAGCCTTGTCGCCCGGCTCGCCGGCCCAGCTGAAGCTCGACCCCTTGCGCTCCAGCGACCGGAGCGCCTTCTGCAGCGCCTCGGGGAAGCTGCGCCCGATGGCCATGGCCTCGCCGACGGACTTCATGTGCGTGGTGAGCGTGGAGTCGGCCGACGGGAACTTCTCGAACGCGAACCGCGGAGCCTTGACCACGACGTAGTCGAGCGTGGGCTCGAAGCTCGCGGGCGTGACCCGGGTGATGTCGTTCGGGATCTCGTCGAGGGTGTAGCCCACGGCGAGCTTGGCGGCGATCTTGGCAATCGGGAAGCCGGTCGCCTTGCTGGCGAGCGCGCTGGAGCGCGAGACGCGCGGGTTCATCTCGATGACGACGACCCGCCCGGTCCGCGGGTCGACCGCGAACTGGATGTTGCAGCCGCCGGTGTCGACCCCGACCCCGCGGATGATCGCGATCGAGATGTCGCGGAGCACCTGGTACTCGCGGTCGGTGAGCGTCATCGCCGGCGCGACGGTGATCGAGTCGCCGGTGTGCACGCCCATCGGATCGAGGTTCTCGATGCTGCAGACGACCACGACGTTGTCGTTGCGGTCTCGCATCAGCTCGAGCTCGTACTCCTTCCACCCGAGGATCGACTCCTCGAGCAGCACCTCGGTCGTCGGCGAGAGGTGAAGACCGCTTCCGGCGATGCGGCGCAGTCCCTCCTCGTCGTAGGCCAGCCCCGAGCCGGAGCCCCCCATGGTGAACGACGGGCGGACGACGACCGGGTAGCCGAGCTCCTCGACCGCGGCGAGGCAGTCCTCCATCGAGTGGCAGATGCGCGAGTCCGCGTAGCCGGCCCCCGGGATCGTGTCGAGGACCTCCTTGAACTTCTGCCGGTCCTCGCCCTTGACGATCGCCTCGACGTTGGCGCCGATCAGCTCGACGCCGTACTCCTCGAGGACGCCGGCCTTGTCCAGCGCCATCGCGGTGTTGAGCGCGGTCTGACCGCCGAGGGTCGGCAGCAGCGCGTCCGGCCGCTCGGCGGCGATGACCTTGGTGACGAACTCGGGCGTGATGGGCTCGACGTAGGTCGCGTCGGCGATCTCCGGGTCGGTCATGATCGTCGCCGGGTTGCTGTTGACGAGGATGACGCGCAGGCCCTCGGCCTTGAGCACCCGGCAGGCCTGGGTGCCGGAGTAGTCGAACTCGGCCGCCTGCCCGATGACGATCGGCCCGGAGCCGATGACGAGGACGCTGCGGATGTCGTCGCGGCGGGGCATTCAGCGACGTCCCTTCTTGTCGAGCATCAGGTCACGGAACCGGTCGAAGAGGTACGCCGCGTCGTGCGGCCCGCCGGCGGCCTCGGGGTGGTACTGGACGGAGAACGCGGGGGCGTCGAGCAGCCGGAGCCCCTCCACCACGTTGTCGTTGAGCCCGACGTGGCTCACCTCGGCCCGGCCGTACGGCGTCTCGACCGGCGTGCCGTCGACCGGCGCGTCGACCGCGAAGCCGTGGTTGTGGGCCGTGACCTCCACCTTGCCGGTGGCGCGGTCCTGGACCGGCTGGTTGATCCCGCGGTGGCCGTAGCGCAGCTTGTAGGTCCCGAGGCCGAGCGCGCGGCCGAGGATCTGGTTGCCGAAGCAGATGCCGAAGGTCGGCAGCTCGCGCTCCAACGCCCCGCGGACGGCCTCGACCGGCCCGTCGGTCGTCGCCGGGTCACCCGGCCCGTTGCTCACGAAGAGCCCGTCCGGCGCGACGGCGAGGATGTCCTCGATCGTGCTCGTCGCGGGCAGCACGTGGACCTCGATGCCGCGGTCGGCCATCCGCAGCGGGGTCGCGCGCTTGACGCCGAGGTCGAGGCAGGCGACGCGCAGCTGCGCCTCGCCGACGGCGGGCACGACGTACGGCTCGGGCGTGGTGACCTCGGCGGCGAGGTCGGCCCCGACCATCCCGGGGCTGGTGAGCACGCGCTCGAGCAGCTTGGCCGGGTCGTCCTCCATCGTGGACAGGCCCACGCGCATCGCACCGCGCTCGCGCAGGTGCCGGGTCAGCGCGCGGGTGTCGACGCCCCCGACGCCGACGACGCCCTGCTCGCGCAGCTCGTCCTGCAGGGTGCGCTGTGCGCGCCAGTTGGACGGGCGGCGGGCGGGGTCGCGCACGACGTAGCCGGAGACCCAGACGCGGCGCGACTCGGGGTCCTCGTCGTTGACGCCGGTGTTGCCCACGTGCGGGGCGGTCATGACGACGACCTGCCGGTGGTACGACGGGTCGGTCAGCGTCTCCTGGTAGCCGGTCATGCCGGTGGCGAAGACGGCCTCGCCGAAGGCCTCGCCGTCGGCGCCGAAGGCCTCGCCGCGGAAGGTGCGCCCGTCCTCGAGGACGAGCAGGGCGTCGCGGGCCATCAGGACTTCACCTCCACGAGCCCCTGCACCGCTGCCAGCAGCGCGTCCCGGTCGGCCGCGGCGCGTGGCCGGAACCCCGTGTCGAGCTGACGCGTCCCGTGCTCCCAGGTGACGACCACCAATCCGCCTTCCTCTACGAACTTGCCCGCCATCCCGCGCTCGAGCCGGCCGCCCCGCAGGGCGGCCGTCGGCACGAAGACGTCGGGGGCGCCGACGCGGGCGAAGAGCACGCCCGCGTCGGACACGATCATGTGGGCCAGGCTGCGCACGCCCAGCCCGTGGGGGACGATCCGGTCCAGCCAGTCGCCGGCGGTCGTCGTGACGACGTACGTCCCCTCGCCGCGGGCGCGGACGGCGCCGCGCGCGACCGCCTCGGGCACCTGCGGCAGCGCGGGGACGTCGGACTGGCGCGCGCCGCGCTTGCGCCAGCCCCTCCAGAGCAGCAGGTAGCCCAGCGCCAGCGCGGCGAGCAGGCCGCCGACGAGCCAGAGCCGCTCCCCGAGCTTGGTCAGGTGCTGCTGCTCGGCGGCGAGCAGGACGGCCTCGCTCATGCCAGCGCCCCGTCCAGCACGGTCGGGCGCCCCCGCAGGAACGTCGCGACCACCCGCCCGGGGAGGGTGCGCCCGGCATAGGGCGTGTTGCGGCTGCGTGAGGCCAGGCCGGCGGGGTCAATGGTGCGCCGTGCCGCCGGGTCGACCAGGACGACGTTGGCCGGCTCCCCGGCCTGCAGCGGGCGGCCGTGGCCGGTGAGCCGGCCGATGCGGGCCGGCCGGGTCGAGAGCCGGTCGGCCACGCCGGCCCAGTCGAGCAGGCCGGTCTCGACCAGCGCCTCCTGGGCGATGGCCAGCGCCGTCTCGAGGCCGAGCATGCCGGGCAGCGCGTTGGCCCACTCGCCCTCCTTGTCCTCGGCGGCGTGCGGGGCGTGGTCGGTGGCGATCGCGTCGATGACGCCGTCGGCCACGGCCTGGCGCAGCGCCTGCACGTCGTCCTTGCCGCGCAGCGGCGGGTTGACCTTGAAGACCGGGTCGTACGTCGCGGCGAGGGACTCGTCGAGCAGCAGGTGGTGCGGGGTGACCTCGGCGGTGACGGCGATGCCGCGCTCCTTGGCCAGCCGCAGGATCTCGACCGAGCCCCTGGTCGACACGTGGCAGATGTGCAGCCGGCTTCCGACGTGCGCGGCGAGCAGGACGTCGCGGGCGATGACGGCCTCCTCGGCGACCGACGGCCAGCCGCGCAGGCCGAGCACCCCGGACAGCGCCCCCTCGTTCATCTGCGCGCCGTCGGTGAGCCGCGGCTCCTGGGCGTGCTGCGCGATGACCCCGTCGAACGCCTTGACGTACTCCAGCGCCCGGCGCATGAGCACCGCGTCGGAGACGCACTTGCCGTCGTCGGAGAAGACCCGGACCCGGGCGGCGGAGTCGGCCATCGCCCCGAGCTCGGCGAGCCGCTCGCCGCCCAGCCCGACCGTGACCGCCCCGACCGGCGCGACGTCGCAGTGCCCGGCCTCGCGGCCCAGCCGCCAGACCTGCTCGACCACGCCGGCGGTGTCGGCGACGGGATCGGTGTTGGCCATGGCGTGCACGGCCGTGAAGCCGCCGAGCGCGGCGGCCCGGGTGCCGGTCTCGACCGTCTCGGCGTCCTCGCGCCCCGGCTCGCGCAGATGGGTGTGCAGGTCGACCAGGCCCGGGAGCGCGACGAGGCCGTCGGCGTCGACCACGGTCGCGCCCGCCGCCCCCGCGGTGCCGGCTGCCGTGGCCTCGGCGAGCACGCCGTCACGCAGCACGAGGTCGACCGGGCCGCCTCCGTACGGGCGGGCCCCGCGCAGGACGAAGGTGGTCGAGTTCGCTGAACCGCTCATCGCTGGTGCTCCTTGCTGCTGTCGAACGCCCCGCCGAGGAGCAGGTAGAGGACCGCCATGCGGACGCTGACCCCGTTGGCGACCTGCTCGACGATGGTCGAGCGCTCGGAGTCGGCGACCTCGGCCGCGATCTCGACACCGCGGTTCATCGGCCCGGGGTGCATGACGATCGCCGTGTCCTGCAGGGTCGCGGCCCGGGTGGCGTCGAGGCCGTAGCGGCGGGTGTACTCGCGGGCGCTCGGGAAGTAGGCCTCGCTCATCCGCTCGCGCTGCACGCGCAGCAGCATCACCACGTCGGCCTTCGGCAGGACCGCGTCGAGGTCGTACGACACCGCGCACGGCCAGGTCTGCACGCCGATCGGCAGCAGCGTCGGAGGCGCGACGAGCGTGACGTCGGCGCCGAGGGTGGCCAGCAGCAGCACGTTCGACCGGGCGACCCGGCTGTGCAGGACGTCCCCGACGATCACGACGCGGCGGCCGGCGAGGTCGCCGCGGCCGTCGGCCAGGCGGCGGCGCATCGTGTACGCGTCGAGCAGCGCCTGGGTGGGGTGCTCGTGGGTGCCGTCCCCCGCGTTGACGACGCTGCCCCCGACCCAGCCCGAGGCCGCGAGCCGCTGGGCGGCGCCGCTGGCCGAGTGGCGGACGACGACGGCGTCCGCGCCCATCGCCTGCAGCGTCAGTGCGGTGTCCTTGAAGCTCTCGCCCTTGGAGACGCTCGAGCCCTTGGCGCTGAAGTTGATGACGTCGGCGGAGAGCCGCTTGGCCGCCGCCTCGAAGGAGATGCGGGTGCGGGTGGAGTCCTCGTAGAAGAGGTTCACCACGGTGCGGCCGCGCAGGGTGGGCAGTTTCTTGATCTCGCGCTGCTGCAGGCCGGCCATCTCGTGGGCGGTGTCGAGGACGAGCAGCGCCTCGTCACGGCTCAGGTCGCCGGCGGAGACCAGGTGCCTCACTGCGCGCCTCCCGTCGGGCGGAGCAGGACCCCGTCCGCGCCGTCGTGCTCGGCCAGCCGGACCTGCACGCTCTCCCGCAGCGAGGTGGGGATGTTCTTGCCGACGTAGTCGGCCCGGATCGGGAGCTCGCGGTGGCCGCGGTCGACGAGGACCGCGAGCTGCACGGCGCGCGGGCGTCCCACGTCGTCCAGCGCGGTGAGCGCCGCGCGGACGGTGCGGCCGGAGAAGAGCACGTCGTCGACGAGCACGACCAGCTTGCCGTCGACCCCCGACGGGGGAATCTCGGTGCGCTCGAGGGCGCGGGCGGGCCGCAGCCGGAGGTCGTCGCGGTACATCGTCACGTCGAGGCTGCCGACGGGGACCGGGCTGCCCTCGAAGCTCTCGATCCGGGCGGCCAGCCGGCGGGCCAGGGCGACGCCTCGGGTCGGGATGCCGAGCAGGACGAGGTCGGCGCCGCCCTTGCCCCGCTCGAGGACCTCGTGCGCGATGCGCGAGAGGGAGCGGTCGATCTCGGCGGCGGTCAGGACGGTGCGTACGTCGGGCTCACGCCCGGGCTCGGCGGGGGCCGCGGCCGCGGGCAGCTCGACGTCGCGCCGCCCCTCGGAGGGGACGGTCGTCAACGCTGGACCTCCTTACCCGCCTCGCTGGACGGGCCTTAAAGGATGTCGGTGAGGGGCTGCGGTGCGCCGGCTTGCCGCCGCACCGTCTGGCACCGTACCAGCCGGGGCCGGCGGCAGCGTCGCCGCGACCTCGAGCACCGCGCGCGCCACCCGCTGCACGCGCGCGGCAGACGGGTGCCGCTCCAGCTCCACGGTGACCGAGGACCCGGGCAGCTCGGTGTTGTGCCACTGGCCGAACGTCCCGCTGCACCCTCCGCTGCCGCAGGAGAAGGTCTTGAC of the Motilibacter aurantiacus genome contains:
- the pyrR gene encoding bifunctional pyr operon transcriptional regulator/uracil phosphoribosyltransferase PyrR; translation: MPAAAAPAEPGREPDVRTVLTAAEIDRSLSRIAHEVLERGKGGADLVLLGIPTRGVALARRLAARIESFEGSPVPVGSLDVTMYRDDLRLRPARALERTEIPPSGVDGKLVVLVDDVLFSGRTVRAALTALDDVGRPRAVQLAVLVDRGHRELPIRADYVGKNIPTSLRESVQVRLAEHDGADGVLLRPTGGAQ